A stretch of Vulpes vulpes isolate BD-2025 chromosome 4, VulVul3, whole genome shotgun sequence DNA encodes these proteins:
- the MYOZ1 gene encoding myozenin-1, producing MPLSGTPAPNKKRKSSKLIMELTGGGRESSGLNLGKKISVPRDVMLEELSLLTNRGSKMFKLRQMRVEKFIYENHPDVFSDSSMDHFQKFLPTVGGQLGTAGQGFSYSKGSSGGQAGGSGSATHHGSDQHHHQGSGSGSGGTGGPGGQTGRGGGAGTAGVGETGTGDQTGGGGKHITVFKTYISPWERAMGVDSQQKVELGIDLLAYGAKPELPQYKSFNRTAMPYGGYEKASKRMTFQMPKFDLGPLLSEPLVLYNQSLSNRPSFNRTPIPWLSSGEPVDYNVDIGIPLDGETEEL from the exons ATGCCGCTCTCAGGAACCCCAGCCCCCAACAAGAAGAGGAAATCCAGCAAGCTAATCATGGAACTCACTGGAG GTGGACGGGAGAGCTCAGGCCTGAACTTGGGCAAGAAGATCAGTGTCCCAAGGGATGTGATGTTGGAAGAGCTGTCACTGCTCACTAATAGGGGCTCCAAGATGTTCAAACTGCGGCAGATGCGGGTagagaaatttatttatgaaaaccaCCCTGATGTCTTCTCCGACAGCTCAATG gATCACTTCCAGAAGTTCCTTCCCACTGTTGGGGGACAGCTGGGCACAGCTGGTCAGGGATTCTCCTACAGCAAAGGCAGCAGTGGAGGCCAGGCAGGGGGAAGTGGCTCTGCCACACATCATGGCTCTGACCAGCATCACCATCAGGGCTCTGGGTCTGGATCTGGGGGTACAGGTGGTCCTGGGGGCCAGACTGGCAGAGGAGGAGGTGCTGGAACAGCAGGGGTTGGCGAGACAGGAACAG GAGACCAGacgggtggaggaggaaaacatatCACTGTGTTCAAGACCTATATTTCCCCATGGGAGAGAGCCATGGGGGTGGACTCTCAGCAGAAAGTGGAGCTTGGCATCGACTTACTGGCCTATGGGGCCAAACCTGAACTTCCCCAATATAAGTCCTTTAACAG GACGGCAATGCCTTATGGTGGATATGAGAAGGCCTCCAAACGCATGACCTTCCAGATGCCCAAGTTTGACCTGGGGCCCCTACTGAGTGAACCCTTGGTCCTCTACAACCAGAGCCTCTCCAACAGGCCTTCTTTCAATCGAACCCCTATTCCTTGGCTGAGCTCTGGGGAACCAGTAGATTACAATGTGGATATTGGCATCCCCTTGGATGGAGAAACAGAGGAGCTGTGA